The DNA segment GCTTCAACAATCCAGGTTGTTTTGACTTTGCCAGTAACAAATAACAGGGATATACAACAACTTAATGTaaataatacttttttaaaTGGAGAATTACAAGAGGAAGTGTATATGCACCAACCAGTAGGCTATATCAATCCATTCAAAGTAGAATTTGTTTGTAAACTCACAAAGGCTCTCTATGGATTAAAACAGGCACCTTGAGCCTAATTTGACAAGCTTAAGGTAGCATTAATCAGTCTTGGTTTTGTGAACTCCAAATCAAACAGCTTTTTGTTTGTGTTCAAGTCTACAAAAACAATTCTCGTATTGTtggtatatgttgatgatatcctGATAACTGGGAATGATCAAGTGAAGATGAAAAAGATTATTGAAAGCTTGAATGCACAATTTGCCTTGAAGAATTTGGGATCATTGAGCTATATCCTAGGTTTCAAAGCACATTGAACAAAGTCTGGAATCTATCTCTGAAGAAATATATGATTGATCCATTATACAAGGCTAACATGTTGAATGTTAAAAGCAACCCAACACCTATGTGCCAAGGAACAAAAATTCACCTTGCTGATAGTGATTTATTTGAACAGCCAACTCTATATTGGAGCATCATTGGAGCTTTGCAATACCTAACTCTAACCAGGCTAGACATATCATTTGTTGTAAACAAACTGAGTCAATATTTGCAGGCACCAAGAGTTAATCACTGGAAAGCTTGCAAATGCATCCTAAGATACTTAAATGACCCTCTTGACTACGGGCCTTTCTTCTCGCCAACAACAGAAGTGACACTAGAAGGGTATGTTGATGCAAATTGGGCTAGTTCCTTGGATGATAGAAAATCTACAATAGGTTATTCTATTTATCTTGGTGGAAATTTAGTTGCATGGAACTCCAGAAAATAAAAGGCAGTATCTCGCTTAAGCACTGAATCACAATATCATGCCCTTGCTTAAGCTACAATAGAACTTGTTTGGTTGCAATCTCTATTATCTAAATTGGGAATTGGCATAAATAGGTGCCCTACACTCTGGTGTGACAATACAAGATCTAAACAACTTACTTCTAACTCAATCTTCCACTCAAGAGCAAAACACATTGAGATTGATGTTCATTTTATTGGAGATAAGGTTATTGCTAAAGAACTGGAGATAAAATATGTGCCAACAAAAGATCAAACTGCTGATATCTTTACAAAGTCATTATCCATATCTCAATTCCACTTTCTTAAAGGCAAGCTTGCTATTGTTCAATCCCCACGGTCTCGCTTGAGGGAGCATCTCGAAGAGTTATCTGTATGTGGAAAATGACCTATCTTATCAAAATTAGTTACAGAGAGTCCCTCCAAACTCAAACTCTATTAGAGCTCTCTTATAGGACTCTTTCCCTCTTTGAGAAGCCACATTCTCATCCTTATCTATTGGTTATGACAGGCTTTCCCTTATTCTTATCTATTATCATAAGTTCTATATATATTCTATAAAACCACTTAAGTAAAGttaaaataaactaagaatTGCAAAGTCTTTCGAAGCTCCAGAATCTCCTATTTCTCAACTATATGATATCCAAAAACCTTTTTAATGTAGTAGTAGAACGAACTagatataaattcaattattataaagtcaaacaaataaaataaaacaagaagatAAGGCTTGATTGAGTCTTATTATTATGGGTTGTTTAGTTTGGAAAAGTCCTAGATTTTTAGGAGTTTGAATTTAAAGTAACACCAGAAGATTAGGCTTGATTGAGTCCTATTATTCCAGGTTGTTTAGTTTGGATAAGTCCTAGTgtatttaaatttgatttgaattagAGAGAATATCCAATGATATTTTGTACATTGGTTAGTTGCTAAATTCAGGGATTGCTTTGTTTATTTAAGTTCTTGAtgtaaaccaatttttttaataaagtattatctagtttctcttccaaattcagcatggtatcaaagctttaGTGACTTTGCTTATAGAGAGCAGGTTACACATAAGCTTGGGAACATGAATAAAAAGCAATCTAAAGCTATTCGGAAGAATGACACTCCCTTTACCGGCCATTGGTGAGAAAAAACCACcagcaattttaattttataactcTCAAAACAAGGTTGATAAGAGTGAAAGAAATTTATATCAAAGGTCATGTGATTGGATTCGCCAAAGTCGATAATCCATGGGTTTGACTTTGAGAAAGCATTCAAGGCTCTAGAACATATACCTTTCAGGGCAATGGAACCTGATCCTATAGTGGAGGTACTCGAAGGATCACGTGTGAGGAGTTTCTAAAGTAGCTCCATCTGTTCTCGGTTGAAAGGAGTTTTGTTGGCTGAGTTATTGGATTGTGGTGGTTCATCATTGGTAGCACGATAACCTCGAGGTCCATTTTCTTATGTTATGTTACTTTTCCAATTGGGTGGCTTCCCATGAATTTTCCAATAGGTTCTCAAGTGTTACCAACTCAATTACAATGATCACATCACGACCTATTGGATCATCTTCGTGAATCAAAGTGTTGAGAATTTGGTCCCTTGGTGGCCAAGGCTAATCCGTCCTTGCTTAGAAAGGACTATGACAAGGTGTGATCCTTCATCATGACCTTCTTTCGACTCTCTTCTTACTGAACTTCAAAACACACTTCTTGGAGTGATGGGTGTGGTTTGGTGCTATGAACCCTTTCTCAGACTTCATTGAGATTCTTGTTGAGTCCAACCACCAAGAATGTGAAGATCCTTTatttttccacaattttctaatatttgaggCTCTCACTAGTGCAATCTCATTCCAATTATTCAAACACGTTCAGTTTTTGCCAATATTGGGAGAGAATGTTGAAGTATTAGGTCACACTAAGGTCCCTTTGCCGTTTAGAAGTTGGCTTTTGATTTTGAACACTTTTGTTGCATTTTCGCTATTTGAAAACATCTCCTTGGTTGCATCCTAGATTTCTTTTGCTATCTTGTAGAATAGGAATGTCTAGCCTACTTCCGTCTCCATGGAATTAGTAAGTCAAGACAAAATCATATTGTTCTTGAAAAACCAAGTTTTATAAGATGCATCGTTCTTTGTCGGGGCTGTCTTCAAGCCTGTGATGTAATCGTCTTTGCCTCTCCCACATATATACATTATTACTAATTGAGACCATTGGAGATAATTCTTGCCATTTAATTTGCGGACAGTAATGTGGTGAACGGAATTCTCAAAACTACCATTACTACCGAAATTGACAATAGCAGAATCAGAGATCACCTCCAAAGATCTTATTCGATGTTCGCCAGCCATTGCAGTTTTCACCATATTTAAGTTCAGATcgtaggctctgataccagaaTTTAGGTAACACAACAACTGATACTAATCTGATTATATTaaatgatttggatgttcctattgCATTTTGGAAAGGGGTTAGATTGTGTACCACACATCCCATTGctgattttgtttcctttgaaaGGTTATCTCCATAATTTCAAGCATTTGCTACTAATCTTTCTGAAGTTGATATACCCAAGGACGTTCATGAGGCATTACAACATCTAAATTGGAAGACAGCTGCGCACAATGAGATTAAAGCTCTTGGGAAAAATGGAACCTAGGAATTGACTGAATTGCCTTTGGGAAAATCTACTGTAGGATGCAAGTGAATTTTCAATGTGAAATATAAAGCTGATGGGAATATTGACAGATACAAGGCAAGATTGGTGGCTAAAGGATTTACGCAAACATATGGAATAGATTATTAGGAAACATTTGCTCCAGTTGCGAAACTTAACACTGTCCAAGTTCTACTCTCCATTGCAATCAACAATGATTGGCCTCTTCATCAattagacataaaaaatgcatttctaaatGGTGATCTTAATGAAGAAGTCTACATGGATATTCCACCGGGATTCAAAGACGctgaaaaaataatcaagtgtgCAGGTTAAAGAAATCTCTATATGGCCTAAAACAATCACCTAAGGTCTGGTTTGAAcgttttaattcaattgttaaGAAAGTTGGGTACAATAAGGAACAATCAGACCAGATGATGTTTTTCAAACATTCATCAGATAGGAAGATCGTCATTCCTATCGTCTGTGTTGATAACATAATTCTTACAACTGATGATAAAGCAGAaatgataaatttgaaaaacaccCTCTCtcgagaatttgaaatcaaGGACTTGTGACCTCTTAGGTACTTCCTTGGCATTGAGGTGGCTCGAATTTCAAGTGAAATATCAGTCTCTCAATGGAAATATGTCCTTGATCTTCTGGAGGAAACTGGTATGGTTCGATGTTGACTAGTGGACACACCTATGGAGCAGAATGGCAAACTTAATGGCGAAGAAGAAAGCCCTCTTGTTGACAAAGGTCAATACCAGAGACTTGTTGGGAAGTTGATCTATTTATCCCATACTAGGCTAGAGATAGCCTTTCCTGTTAGTGTGGTTATTCAGTTCATGCACACTCCCATTAAAGAACATCTTAGTGCAATTCACAAAATTCTTCGATACTTGAAAATGACACCTAGAAAGGGGTTATTTTTTTGGCAAAAGTACTAGAAAAGGAATCGAAGTATATCCTGACGCAAATTGAGCAGATTCCGTGAATGATAGAAGGTCCACCTCAAACTACTATAGCTACGTATGGGAATTTGTTCACTTAAAGAAGTAAAAAGCAGTCCATAGTGGCTCGGAGTAGTGGAGAAGCTAAGTTTTGGGCTATTGCACTTGGTGTATGTGAAGGACTATGGCTAAAATGTGTGATGAAGGAGTTGAAGATTTCAAACAAGTTTCCGATGAAAATGTTTTGTTATAATCAAGCAATCATCAGCATCTCCCATAATCCGGTTCATCATGACAAAACCAAGCATGTGGAAATAGACCGACATTTCATTAAGGATAAAGTTGATAATGGAGAGTTTTTACTACAGTACATGCCTACAACTGCAAACATTCTTACAAAAGCTCTACCAAGATAACATTCCAATTCTCTTATAAGCAAACTGGAAATGATCAATATTTATTCCTCAATTTTGAGGAGTGTTGAAACCATAAGTTTTTTAGGAGTAtgaatttaaaacaaaactaGAAGATAAGGCTTGATTGAGTTCTATTATTCTGAGTTGTTTAGTTTGGATAAGTCCTAGATTTTTAGAagcttgaatttaaaataaaatcagaaGATAAGGTTTGATTAAGTCCTGGGTTGTCTAGTTTGGATAAGTCTTAATgtgtttaaatttaattttatttctggTTTGAATTAGAGAGAATATCTGATGATATTTTGTAGGTTGGTTAGTTGATAAATTCAGGGATTGCTTCCTTTATTTAAGCTATGGATgtaaaccaaatttttttaataaagtattACCTAGTTTCTCTTCCAAAAGCAATACACCTATTGCAAGTGGAGGCACCTACTCTACTGGATGTTGATTTTCTGCTGAATTTTTATTTCAGAATACTAATTTTCTATAGATTGTTTGTTGCGGGGGAACCCAATATATAGGCTTGGATTAACCTATCAACATTTGTTAAATATTACCTacttgttttctcattattaGCTTCATATAATTTGTTACTACTTTTATAATGATGGTAATcaaacaaacatatttttagatatatagttaATATGATTCCACATCCACTTATGATATACTTGTCGACTATTTTATGTTTacctattattttaatttttttagatgaaGATGTTGGATTAAAAGACCTCAAGTGGAGAGGTTTTGTAGTCACCTTAAAAAGACAATAAGCATGTCTATTCAAGGCTCTGGCTAATCAATGTGTCAACTATTgctagaacaatttttttttttttctagtccATCTTTTGCTTAGTATTTTCTACTATTTACAATTGATATAGTGGCTTTAGTTGTATtcaaggggttttttttttttttttttttttttttttttttttttttaaaaaagttatgtttgatttctagAAAGcattgagaaaaggaaaagaaatattgaaaaaaaattatcctttttATGTTTGGATTCTATAAAAAGAGATAAGGTTGCAATTTGACCAAATTGGGTGAATTGGTCAGAACAAAAAGCCTATAATGGAATCTGcaagttatgtttgattcccacaatgtttgagggaaagaaaatagataacaaaatataatgaaaGAGTTTaggaaaatttataataattttttttttctcgtttgATTATtcatgtttaattaaaaaaaaaattaaattctgaAGTATCTCATCATGGTTCTAGCTTTGGTTAGATGTAAAATATATCGAATATCAATAAATGAGAACACttacattttcattttctttgaggCAGTTGTGGCCACAAATGCAAGGGCCTTCATGAAGCCACCAGAACCTGTCACTCATAGACAAACAGCCAACAAAACAAACCAAATATTAGACAGTGAATTTTGAAGGGCACATGGAGTTGGAAATTAGTATTCCCCCACCCTGTTTTTAAGTATGCAAATGAGTAAGAATACCCATCTAAAGTGTTAGAAATTGGAATCTAATGTCCATATGAGAATACCTAATCCAAACCTTAGGGGAGTCGGATAATGAGTTATACATTCAGTGATATATATAGATACACAAACATCCCAATAGATGGCAGTATATCACCGCTAGTGCAAGTGTGCATATACCTTTTCCAGCAAAAGagtaaatgtttttttaacaaaaaccaGCAACATGTGCACATGCTTTTTTCGATTCAACCTGAAAATCTGTGTATCCTACTGAATCATTTATGTCAAAGAATAGATCCAAAATGCAATGAATTAGGCAATGTACATACCAGTTATAAATAAAGTGAATAAAATGGAGATCACATCTATctatggaaaggaaaaaaagacatGAAAAACAACCTAACCTGACTGTTGAGAAGGCTTTCTTTCTTGCCTCTCAGCTTCACCTGACTGTTGAGAAGGCTTTCTCTCTTGCCTCTCAGCTTCACCTGACTGTTGAGAAGGCTTTCTTTCTTGCCTCTTAGCAAGAAGCTGATTCTCAATTTCTTCTATCTGAGTCGCCAAATCTGCATCACTTTTAATGGGGACAAATACATTATGCCACTGAGCAAGTCCAAAATATGAACTCCTCTTCAATGTACTCCACCAGTCTGCCTCTCCTATGATCACCTTTATACCATGACAACAGACTTCCATATCAGACAGAGTTTCAAGGAGTGGACAGTTATAGAAGCTCATCCATTCTAATTTTGGTGCAATGCGTAAACCACTTGAAATGTTGACCAATTTAGGCACGTAATGAAGTGATATCTTCCTCAAATTAGGGAGATATGTTCTCAAGGGGAATGGTCTATGTTCAGCAGGATCTTCAAGGGTCACTATGCTGTTGATTTCAGGGCACCATTCAGCCACAAGCTCCTCTAAGCTGTTGAGATTTTCAAGCAAACCCAAAGTAAAAATGGTAGTCAGCTGTGGGCATTCATGCAATGCCAAGGACTTTAGACTAGATAGGCAACCCCTCCAAACTGGTCCCTTCCAGATGCTCACTAAATTCTTCATATAATGAAGCCTTAAGAATTGTAGAGATCCAAGTATATTTTCTCCATAAACATCTCCATCATCTTCTCGTTGTTTACAATTTTCTGCTCCATCCACAATGGTTTCAATCTTGTAACATTCCCCCAATACACAAAATTCCAGCTTCTTCATATTTCCAATCCCAAATTCAGATAGCTTGGTGAGAGTTAAATGGCGATCCAGGAACAAAGCGGTGCAATGCTGGAGTACCTCCTTGATTTGACTTGGAATGCCTTCACCATTCACATACTTAAGGCTCCTTGCCTGGAGTTCAAATTTAATTGCAAGTTCATTGGGTAGTCGAGATATAATGCGGCTGTGATGACTGCCAACAACAAATCTAAAGTGGACTAATGATGTGTATACCGACGAAGTTCCATTCTTCATAAAGTGATCAAGCGGTGCAACTTGTggcaaataaatttttagagcCTCCAACTGTTTTAAGCTGCACACTTCCTTTACAATATCTTCCATGGTCGCATTCCATTGTTCATCATCAGGGTTCACATCTATCCTTAACTCTTGCAATTGAAACAATTGTTGTATCACATTCCGAGGAATCAGTGTGGATGACTGATTTTTTCTGTATCCATGAAATGACACGTTCAAGCATTTCAACTTTGTCAGCCTTTCAACATCTATGGGTAGGTTTATAATTTTAGTGCCTTCAAGATTGAGCACCTCAAGATTCCTGAGTTTTCCAACTTCAGGTGGCAGCTCCATTAAAAGTTCACAgcctcttaaaaagaaaattcgaAGTTCGAATAACTTGACGAGAGATTGTGGTAAAGATCTGATTCTAGTGTAGGACAAGTCTAGAATTTGGAGGACAGGCAAGCCTTCAAAGAATATCGGAGGAATAGCTCTTAAATGGTGATTGGACTGCAAAAACAACACTTTGAGTTGTGAGCCATGAGGACTCGTTGGTAGCTCTGAAagtttattattcatcaaatgcATCTCACTGGCCTTTTCCCATGCCTCATCTTTTGGTGGTTCAGTTAGTCCCCATCCACCCAGCCTAAGAAAGGGTGAACATGATTCAAATCTTAAGAAGTTAAATAACTCCTCATGAATTTCGCTTCGCATTCGGACAAAATTAGAATCTCCATACTGAAAACTCTCTAACAAGAAGGCATTGACAAGATCCCCCACAATCTGTTCACCTTCATCAAATGTTCCTACCAAGCCGCTTGTGATCCACTCTTCAATCAAATCCACTTTATCCATCTGTCCCCAATTCTCCATGTCTACACAGTATTGTAAATACTTGTTTGTCGAACCTGAACGGCCCCACATGAATGCCAATGCATTAAATAAGACTCTATCTTTTGTCTGAGATCTGTGCTGCAATCCTAGTGTATAAGATGCATATTCCCAGATCAAAACATCGGTCACGTCTTTCAAAGCTCTTGCCATTATAACAACAGCGAGTAAATGGCCACAACACTTTTCAACCACATTTATGGCGAGGCGTTGGATCCCTGAAGAGTGCACAACTTCCCCAACATTCACACAGAACAATTCCCATGATAACAGATGATTCTCCATCCTGATCTCTACACCCACTGCTGTTACGTCATCAACATGCTGAGAATTAGTTgtataaactattttttgaattttctttgagTTCCACCAGTTGGTCCCCATGTCATAAAGATTTACCCTTTCACCAACCTCATGAAGAAGGATGAAGAAGTTTGTGCCTTTCAGTGTTTCATCTAATTTCCGTTCTCCTGATGTGGAGGGAAACAAGTCCCGTTCAATTGAAAATCTAATCTCTTCAATGGTGGAACATCTTGAGACCTCAACATCAATGACATGATCAAATATACAACATTCCTGTAGTTTGCCCCACAATTCTGAAATAACTGTTTCTCCATGGCTTCCTGAAATCCCAATCTTCCGAATTTTAGGGCATTCTATATGTTGTAAAATTTCACGAATAGCAAAGTCTACTGCCAAATCATACATTCTTTTTGGCGTAGGCATTATTTGGCCATGCCTTTCTACATCAATCCCGCTAAAGCTCTTCGCAATCACAACTTGGGGAAATAAAGGTTCAATTTCATCCATGTAATGAGTCATCAGTGTACTGATTTGATTCTCTAACTTAAAAGCATCGATCTCTTTCTTCTTTGAAGGTGCTTCCATTTCTCTCACCACATCATTGATCTTCAAAATGTCCC comes from the Vitis vinifera cultivar Pinot Noir 40024 chromosome 12, ASM3070453v1 genome and includes:
- the LOC104881037 gene encoding disease resistance protein At4g27190 isoform X5; protein product: MEVCLWSATTRFGDGDVLSGWRTVGFECIQCMSLEAISLQVSPVLSFARKLKALKDDLKHGLERSKINITGPSTQLEDDRIVHERIKQSVEILNRMKDIVCLIISYPPMSLVNGESYKRNQYKWVRDILKINDVVREMEAPSKKKEIDAFKLENQISTLMTHYMDEIEPLFPQVVIAKSFSGIDVERHGQIMPTPKRMYDLAVDFAIREILQHIECPKIRKIGISGSHGETVISELWGKLQECCIFDHVIDVEVSRCSTIEEIRFSIERDLFPSTSGERKLDETLKGTNFFILLHEVGERVNLYDMGTNWWNSKKIQKIVYTTNSQHVDDVTAVGVEIRMENHLLSWELFCVNVGEVVHSSGIQRLAINVVEKCCGHLLAVVIMARALKDVTDVLIWEYASYTLGLQHRSQTKDRVLFNALAFMWGRSGSTNKYLQYCVDMENWGQMDKVDLIEEWITSGLVGTFDEGEQIVGDLVNAFLLESFQYGDSNFVRMRSEIHEELFNFLRFESCSPFLRLGGWGLTEPPKDEAWEKASEMHLMNNKLSELPTSPHGSQLKVLFLQSNHHLRAIPPIFFEGLPVLQILDLSYTRIRSLPQSLVKLFELRIFFLRGCELLMELPPEVGKLRNLEVLNLEGTKIINLPIDVERLTKLKCLNVSFHGYRKNQSSTLIPRNVIQQLFQLQELRIDVNPDDEQWNATMEDIVKEVCSLKQLEALKIYLPQVAPLDHFMKNGTSSVYTSLVHFRFVVGSHHSRIISRLPNELAIKFELQARSLKYVNGEGIPSQIKEVLQHCTALFLDRHLTLTKLSEFGIGNMKKLEFCVLGECYKIETIVDGAENCKQREDDGDVYGENILGSLQFLRLHYMKNLVSIWKGPVWRGCLSSLKSLALHECPQLTTIFTLGLLENLNSLEELVAEWCPEINSIVTLEDPAEHRPFPLRTYLPNLRKISLHYVPKLVNISSGLRIAPKLEWMSFYNCPLLETLSDMEVCCHGIKVIIGEADWWSTLKRSSYFGLAQWHNVFVPIKSDADLATQIEEIENQLLAKRQERKPSQQSGEAERQERKPSQQSGEAERQERKPSQQSG